The Perca fluviatilis chromosome 24, GENO_Pfluv_1.0, whole genome shotgun sequence genome has a window encoding:
- the lypd6 gene encoding ly6/PLAUR domain-containing protein 6 isoform X2, which produces MMEAWLTVAWVLLMTNIADWLKTVQSRDFTMTDIILLHPSTTPHPGGFKCFTCEDAADNYECNRWAPDVYCPKDARYCHTLHMMDNHGDSVSVTKRCATLKDCLFTGCADVTDNGYQMCSSCCEGNICNMLAPRNASNAIFSSTSPLASSSRGFLPAKLSYIIIGIFTTGHV; this is translated from the exons ATGATGGAGGCCTGGCTAACAGTGGCCTGGGTCCTGCTAATGACCAACattgctgattggctgaaaaCTGTCCAGTCACGGGATTTCACCATGACGGACATCATCCTGCTGCATCCCTCAA CTACACCTCATCCTGGTGGCTTTAAGTGCTTCACGTGTGAAGACGCTGCAGATAACTATGAGTGTAATCGCTGGGCACCGGATGTTTACTGTCCAAAAG ATGCCAGATACTGTCACACACTCCACATGATGGATAACCATGGCGACAGTGTGTCTGTGACAAAGCGCTGTGCGACCCTGAAGGACTGTCTGTTTACCGGCTGTGCTGATGTCACCGATAATGGCTATCAG ATGTGCTCATCCTGCTGTGAGGGGAACATCTGTAACATGTTGGCGCCAAGGAATGCGAGCAACGCCATTTTCTCCTCGACTTCTCCCCTGGCCAGCTCGAGCAGAGGGTTTCTTCCTGCAAAGCTGAGCTACATCATCATCGGCATCTTTACAACTGGACATGTTTGA
- the lypd6 gene encoding ly6/PLAUR domain-containing protein 6 isoform X1, with product MMEAWLTVAWVLLMTNIADWLKTVQSRDFTMTDIILLHPSTTPHPGGFKCFTCEDAADNYECNRWAPDVYCPKDARYCHTLHMMDNHGDSVSVTKRCATLKDCLFTGCADVTDNGYQVCGLRLSCINNLILMLRKNIFEYFTQSVRCAHPAVRGTSVTCWRQGMRATPFSPRLLPWPARAEGFFLQS from the exons ATGATGGAGGCCTGGCTAACAGTGGCCTGGGTCCTGCTAATGACCAACattgctgattggctgaaaaCTGTCCAGTCACGGGATTTCACCATGACGGACATCATCCTGCTGCATCCCTCAA CTACACCTCATCCTGGTGGCTTTAAGTGCTTCACGTGTGAAGACGCTGCAGATAACTATGAGTGTAATCGCTGGGCACCGGATGTTTACTGTCCAAAAG ATGCCAGATACTGTCACACACTCCACATGATGGATAACCATGGCGACAGTGTGTCTGTGACAAAGCGCTGTGCGACCCTGAAGGACTGTCTGTTTACCGGCTGTGCTGATGTCACCGATAATGGCTATCAGGTATGTGGATTAAGATTAAGCTGCATTAACAATCTCATACTGATGTTGCGAAaaaatatattcgaatatttcaCGCAATCCGTCAGATGTGCTCATCCTGCTGTGAGGGGAACATCTGTAACATGTTGGCGCCAAGGAATGCGAGCAACGCCATTTTCTCCTCGACTTCTCCCCTGGCCAGCTCGAGCAGAGGGTTTCTTCCTGCAAAGCTGA
- the mmadhca gene encoding metabolism of cobalamin associated Da — MSTSVLCGRGRLVLYKTTGHQALGALRVCRTRTFSAASSDEPYIAVSPRDSGPRTVWPDENMGPFGPQDQRFQLPGNAGFDCHLEGMDDQKKTPVHRTVPDVLTAPSCIERHQFILAQFVNEFQGNLGTIDTRVHKAEQYFNQTDADCSINSCPELLRKDLELMFPAAPTTSITVVTVTQSNSQREEAVDQDRDQLLHKFVSGAKEMCFALWTAGYWADFIDPTTGAPFFASPSSQTKLQTEEELRDLGFHIEVSGSCTVIRHILRGTPLFVGTVFTNAPTHSAAIARLQGLSNVLADDE; from the exons ATGTCCACTAGT GTGCTGTGTGGTCGAGGCAGGTTGGTCCTATATAAGACCACTGGCCATCAAGCATTAGGTGCTCTCCGTGTCTGCAGAACCAGAACCTTCTCTGCTGCAAGCTCAGATGAGCCCTACATAGCTGTATCACCCAGAGACTCAG GCCCCAGGACTGTGTGGCCTGACGAGAACATGGGACCATTCGGACCTCAGGACCAGCGATTTCAGTTACCAGGTAACGCTGGGTTTGACTGCCACCTGGAGGGCATGGATGACCAAAAGAAGACTCCAGTTCACAGGACAGTGCCTGATGTACTGACGGCCCCAAGCTGCATAGAGAGACACCAGTTCATACTGGCCCAGTTTGTTAATGAGTTCCAA GGAAACCTCGGTACTATAGACACGAGAGTCCACAAAGCTGAGCAGTACTTTAATCAGACGGATGCAGACTGCTCCATAAATTCCTGCCCTGAGCTGTTAAGGAAAG atctTGAGCTCATGTTCCCCGCTGCGCCCACCACCTCCATCACAGTTGTGACGGTCACACAGAGTAACAGTCAGAGGGAGGAGGCAgtagaccaggacagagaccagctGCTCCACAAA TTTGTAAGTGGAGCAAAGGAAATGTGCTTCGCTCTGTGGACTGCAGGCTACTGGGCAGACTTTATTGACCCAACAACAGGAGCACCT TTCTTTGCATCTCCATCAAGTCAAACCAAACTGCAGACAGAGGAGGAACTAAGAGATTTGGGCTTCCACATCGAAGTGTCAGGCTCCTGCACAGTTATTCGCCACATCCTGAGAGGAACGCCTTTGTTTGTGGGGACTGTTTTCACCAATGCACCCACTCACAGTGCTGCTATCGCAAGACTACAAGGACTTTCAAATGTACTTGCTGATGACGAATAG